In Capsicum annuum cultivar UCD-10X-F1 chromosome 7, UCD10Xv1.1, whole genome shotgun sequence, one genomic interval encodes:
- the LOC124885921 gene encoding putative F-box protein At3g25460, translated as MVKRFKSLLRFDCFSIGTTSSKKYFPEEILVEILIRLPVKSLVRFRCVSKSWKTLISDEYFKAKHCNHAKKNKKILIARMLFDDVGIGHWDFSCSYYSCCLSSPLSSARPLQKLGCPSNHNGYNKICCCDGLSLLLCPSGGYLLWNPSTNESVH; from the coding sequence ATGGTTAAACGTTTCAAATCACTACTTCGTTTTGACTGCTTTTCTATTGGAACAACTTCATCAAAAAAGTACTTTCCTGAGGAAATACTTGTGGAAATCCTCATCAGGTTACCTGTTAAGTCTCTTGTTCGATTCAGATGTGTATCGAAATCTTGGAAGACGTTAATCTCAGATGAATACTTTAAGGCGAAGCATTGCAATCATgcgaagaagaataaaaaaattctcattgCCCGAATGTTGTTTGATGATGTTGGTATTGGTCATTGGGATTTCAGTTGTTCTTATTACAGTTGTTGTTTATCTTCACCATTATCATCTGCTAGACCATTACAAAAGCTTGGTTGCCCATCAAACCATAATGGTTATAATAAAATATGTTGTTGTGATGGTTTGTCTCTTCTTCTGTGTCCTTCTGGTGGCTATTTACTGTGGAATCCATCCACAAATGAATCAGTACATTAG
- the LOC107877434 gene encoding uncharacterized protein LOC107877434 yields MKEKIVIDISTLSNDNCISKAMEIAVKCAGVLSVNSDKEKGHLVVIGIGVDFFKLMKCIKKKFRCAHIVSVEEVKPEKKPDPKPICYPNPCVQYYPVCQPVYESHGPNCTTM; encoded by the exons ATGAAG GAAAAGATTGTGATCGATATCAGTACTCTCAGCAATGATAACTGTATATCAAAGGCAATGGAGATTGCTGTAAAATGTGCAG GAGTACTCTCAGTGAATTCAGATAAGGAAAAAGGACATTTagtggtaattggaattggtgtAGATTTTTTCAAGTTGATGAAATGCATAAAGAAGAAATTTAGGTGTGCTCATATTGTGAGTGTGGAAGAAGTAAAACCCGAAAAGAAACCCGACCCGAAACCAATTTGCTATCCAAACCCATGTGTGCAGTATTATCCAGTATGCCAACCCGTTTATGAGTCTCATGGTCCAAATTGCACCACTATGTAA